In one Acidobacteriota bacterium genomic region, the following are encoded:
- the nifS gene encoding cysteine desulfurase NifS, whose protein sequence is MDIIYLDNNATTRIAPEVYEAMIPFFTDDYFNPSSMYEPARKTGQALEAARRTIAECLGGTAPGEILFTGCATESNNTAIQGAARANPNRKQIVTTTVEHPAVLEVCREMERGGHPVTYVGVDRDGNLDMPGFIRALSPETLLVSIMHANNETGVVFPIERLSRIVKETDPGILFHTDATQTVGKLPIDMVRGLPYVDLLSFSGHKLHAPKGIGALYLRRGTRVRPFLLGGHQESGRRGGTENVPYIVGLGRALGLATETAREDEARIGRLRDRLERGLVERIPSVEVNGGGAPRLPNTLNISFHYIEGEGMLFQLSEYGICASSGSACTSGSLEPSHVLRAMKVPFTAVHGSVRFSLSRYTTEAEIDRVIEVFPGIVANLRTLSPYWDNARNAPRPDAVGMIGSH, encoded by the coding sequence ATGGACATCATCTATCTCGACAACAACGCCACGACGCGGATCGCCCCCGAAGTGTACGAGGCCATGATCCCGTTTTTCACCGACGACTATTTCAACCCCAGTTCCATGTACGAGCCCGCCCGGAAGACGGGTCAGGCGCTGGAGGCCGCGCGGCGGACGATCGCGGAATGCCTGGGCGGGACGGCTCCCGGAGAAATCCTCTTCACCGGGTGCGCGACCGAGAGCAACAACACCGCGATCCAGGGGGCCGCGCGCGCGAACCCGAACCGCAAACAGATCGTCACCACCACGGTCGAGCACCCGGCCGTGCTGGAGGTCTGCCGGGAGATGGAACGGGGCGGGCACCCGGTCACCTATGTGGGTGTGGACCGGGACGGGAACCTCGACATGCCGGGGTTCATCCGCGCGCTTTCGCCCGAAACCCTGCTGGTGTCGATCATGCACGCCAACAACGAGACCGGCGTGGTGTTTCCCATCGAGCGGCTCTCGCGCATCGTCAAGGAGACCGACCCGGGCATCCTCTTCCATACCGACGCGACCCAGACGGTGGGGAAGCTGCCCATCGACATGGTGCGGGGGCTCCCCTACGTCGATCTCCTGTCCTTTTCCGGGCACAAGCTGCACGCGCCCAAGGGGATCGGGGCCCTCTACCTCCGCCGCGGCACCCGTGTCCGCCCGTTTCTGCTCGGGGGGCACCAGGAATCGGGCCGGCGGGGGGGGACCGAGAACGTCCCCTACATCGTCGGCCTCGGCCGGGCCCTCGGCCTCGCGACCGAAACCGCGCGGGAAGACGAGGCCAGGATCGGGCGCTTGCGCGACCGGCTGGAGCGGGGGCTGGTGGAAAGGATCCCGTCGGTCGAGGTCAACGGGGGCGGGGCGCCGCGGTTGCCGAATACGCTCAACATCTCCTTCCACTACATCGAGGGGGAGGGGATGCTGTTTCAGCTCAGCGAATACGGGATCTGCGCCTCGAGCGGATCGGCCTGCACCTCCGGGTCGCTCGAGCCCTCGCACGTGCTCCGGGCGATGAAGGTGCCGTTCACGGCCGTCCACGGTTCCGTCCGCTTCAGCCTGAGCCGCTACACCACCGAAGCCGAGATCGACCGGGTGATCGAGGTGTTTCCCGGCATCGTCGCCAACCTGCGCACCCTCTCGCCGTACTGGGACAACGCCCGTAACGCCCCGCGCCCCGACGCGGTCGGGATGATCGGATCGCACTAA
- a CDS encoding 4Fe-4S dicluster domain-containing protein, translating into MSDGKKAESTEAAAKKKFTRRDFLVTGGAVVAVDALISTNPAAAAALPPEKVQAYPASKGYLVYDSKKCTGCTTCMLSCSLTHYGEQNLSLARIQIMQDSFGKFPYDLEIAPCRQCKYPPCVQSCPVQACFVDEANGNVRRIDTDKCIGCKTCLKMCPQQPHRTVWNHKISKSTKCDLCLDTPYWNEKGGIGGKQACVESCPMKAIRFVTEMPDQKETEGYNVNLRNEHWLKLGLVDDSRTQPPGMGGFGGGAPKAKMQAPKAKMQAPKAKV; encoded by the coding sequence ATGTCCGATGGCAAGAAAGCTGAAAGCACGGAAGCTGCTGCCAAAAAGAAATTTACAAGACGTGATTTTCTGGTCACCGGCGGTGCCGTCGTCGCCGTGGATGCCCTGATATCCACCAACCCCGCAGCGGCGGCCGCGCTGCCGCCTGAAAAGGTCCAGGCGTACCCCGCGTCCAAGGGATACCTGGTCTACGACAGCAAGAAATGCACCGGGTGCACGACCTGCATGCTCAGCTGTTCCCTGACCCACTACGGGGAGCAGAACCTGTCGCTGGCGCGCATCCAGATCATGCAGGACTCCTTCGGAAAGTTCCCCTACGATCTCGAGATCGCCCCCTGCCGCCAGTGCAAGTACCCCCCCTGCGTGCAGAGCTGCCCCGTGCAGGCCTGTTTCGTCGACGAGGCCAACGGCAACGTCCGCAGGATCGACACCGACAAGTGCATCGGCTGCAAGACCTGCCTCAAGATGTGCCCGCAGCAGCCGCACCGGACCGTGTGGAACCACAAGATCAGCAAATCGACCAAGTGCGACCTCTGCCTGGACACCCCCTACTGGAACGAAAAGGGGGGGATCGGCGGCAAGCAGGCGTGCGTGGAATCGTGTCCGATGAAGGCCATCAGGTTCGTGACCGAAATGCCCGACCAGAAGGAAACCGAGGGGTACAACGTCAACCTGCGCAACGAGCACTGGCTCAAGCTGGGGCTGGTGGACGACAGCAGGACTCAACCGCCTGGAATGGGCGGCTTCGGCGGTGGCGCACCCAAAGCCAAAATGCAGGCACCGAAAGCCAAAATGCAGGCGCCCAAAGCGAAAGTTTAA
- a CDS encoding methyltransferase domain-containing protein: MDIGGEVRRRYGSIAARALQRSQREGGAAVAVPLGCGDPVALARLRPGQVVLDLGSGGGRDCLLAARRVAPGGRVYGLDMTEEMVALAARNLRGAGADNVELVRGDIERIPLRDGAIDVIISNCVLNLSADKGRAFEEAFRVLAPGGRLAACDIVTRGDIPAGIRAGVSRWVGCLGGALEEGEYARRLAGAGFGGIRIEATHRYRAREVLGFLEEKGWDIGPMIPHVDRKWASASITAVKPGP; encoded by the coding sequence ATGGACATCGGGGGGGAAGTGCGGCGCAGATACGGGTCGATCGCAGCCCGCGCGCTCCAGAGGAGCCAGCGGGAAGGGGGCGCGGCCGTGGCCGTGCCGCTCGGTTGCGGCGATCCCGTGGCGCTGGCCCGGCTCCGGCCGGGACAGGTGGTGCTGGACCTCGGCAGCGGCGGCGGGCGTGACTGCCTGCTGGCGGCCCGCCGGGTGGCGCCGGGGGGGCGGGTCTACGGCCTGGACATGACGGAGGAGATGGTGGCCCTGGCCGCCCGCAACCTGAGGGGCGCGGGGGCGGACAACGTCGAGCTGGTCAGGGGCGACATCGAGCGGATCCCCCTCAGGGACGGCGCGATCGATGTCATCATCTCCAACTGCGTCCTCAACCTCTCCGCCGACAAGGGCCGGGCCTTCGAGGAGGCATTCCGGGTCCTGGCCCCCGGCGGAAGGCTGGCGGCGTGCGATATCGTCACCCGGGGTGACATCCCCGCGGGGATCCGTGCCGGCGTGAGTCGCTGGGTGGGGTGCCTCGGCGGGGCGCTCGAGGAGGGGGAGTACGCCCGCAGGCTGGCCGGGGCCGGTTTCGGGGGAATCCGCATCGAGGCGACGCACCGCTACCGGGCCCGCGAGGTCCTCGGGTTTCTCGAGGAGAAGGGGTGGGACATCGGGCCCATGATCCCGCACGTGGACCGGAAATGGGCCAGTGCCTCGATCACGGCCGTCAAGCCCGGGCCGTGA
- a CDS encoding phenylacetate--CoA ligase family protein: MFLEEWLAAVIRSEPGYDAGRRARIPAGAGRPLGRTEVRRYQGALLARVVRYAAAQSSFYGELFRRSGTRPEGIGGCDDIGRLPLTRQEDVAREPYRFLCLSRARVERVHTFVTSGTTGPRKKIFWTRGDLGRIVRFMAAGIGTVAGRGDVVHICLPDGPPYSQADLLARGVAAIGARAVVAGTGRSAREHLELIRRHGSTVLFGYAGPLYRLTRELEALCDPGRCGVRVLFLAAEYVPEARRRELERIWNCRVRTHYGLTEMGLGVAVECEAGHGYHFNEADLLLEILDPVTLEPAAAGEEGELVFTTLNREAMPLLRYRTGDLSRWIPGPCPCGARSLLRFDAVRKRRESIVTIGAGEEIYPTLFDDILYALPGVLDYQVEVTRERGRPRLDFRVDLLPGPEDAAHTIAARLHGHPLIERNLRRGEMAPPHVDILPPGALKTAERAKKLVVDRRPLRRVTARA; encoded by the coding sequence ATGTTCCTTGAGGAGTGGCTTGCCGCCGTCATCCGTTCCGAACCGGGGTACGACGCCGGTCGGCGCGCGCGGATCCCCGCAGGGGCCGGACGCCCCCTGGGGCGGACCGAGGTGCGGCGGTACCAGGGGGCGCTCCTGGCCCGGGTGGTGCGGTACGCGGCGGCGCAGAGCTCCTTTTACGGGGAACTCTTCCGCAGGAGCGGGACCCGCCCGGAGGGGATCGGCGGGTGCGACGACATCGGACGCCTTCCCCTTACCCGGCAGGAGGATGTGGCCCGCGAGCCCTATCGCTTCCTGTGCCTCTCCCGGGCCCGGGTCGAACGGGTCCACACCTTCGTCACCTCCGGCACGACGGGGCCCCGGAAGAAGATCTTCTGGACCCGGGGGGACCTCGGGCGCATCGTCCGCTTCATGGCCGCCGGCATCGGGACGGTGGCCGGCCGCGGGGACGTCGTGCATATCTGCCTCCCCGACGGCCCCCCCTACAGCCAGGCCGACCTGCTCGCCCGCGGGGTGGCCGCCATCGGCGCCCGTGCGGTGGTGGCCGGAACCGGGCGCTCCGCGCGGGAGCACCTGGAGCTGATCCGGCGGCACGGCAGCACCGTCCTGTTCGGCTACGCGGGCCCCCTGTACCGCCTCACGCGCGAACTGGAGGCGCTGTGCGACCCGGGCCGGTGCGGGGTGCGCGTCCTCTTTCTCGCCGCCGAGTACGTCCCCGAGGCGCGCAGGCGGGAACTGGAAAGGATCTGGAACTGCCGCGTGAGGACCCACTACGGCCTCACCGAAATGGGGCTGGGCGTGGCCGTGGAGTGCGAGGCGGGGCACGGCTACCACTTCAACGAGGCCGACCTCCTGCTCGAGATCCTCGATCCCGTGACGCTCGAGCCGGCCGCCGCGGGGGAGGAGGGGGAACTGGTGTTCACCACCCTCAACCGCGAGGCGATGCCGCTCTTGCGCTACCGTACCGGCGACCTCTCCCGCTGGATCCCGGGGCCCTGCCCCTGCGGCGCCCGGAGCCTGCTCCGGTTCGACGCGGTCCGGAAGCGCCGGGAATCGATCGTGACGATCGGCGCGGGGGAGGAGATCTACCCCACGCTGTTCGACGACATCCTCTACGCCCTCCCCGGGGTGCTGGACTACCAGGTGGAGGTGACGCGGGAGCGGGGGAGGCCGCGCCTCGATTTCCGTGTCGACCTGCTCCCGGGACCGGAGGACGCGGCGCACACCATCGCCGCGAGGCTCCACGGGCACCCCCTCATCGAACGGAATCTCCGCCGCGGGGAGATGGCCCCCCCGCACGTGGACATCCTGCCTCCGGGAGCTCTGAAAACGGCGGAGCGGGCCAAAAAACTGGTCGTGGACCGGCGGCCCCTGAGGCGGGTCACGGCCCGGGCTTGA
- a CDS encoding DUF4258 domain-containing protein — MPQKKKGSRPGRKGQPLSRREFTLSSLAAVGAHSLAVGAHSLAVAEDLPPLSDEARAMKLVLPDGVSGRLEERHITEEDIRRVIDHAEKSGVKLYRPGCPGFLAKLRVAETYFYVEYEPVDGAFRVETAYAHRLLLEGDPR; from the coding sequence ATGCCCCAGAAAAAGAAGGGATCCAGACCCGGAAGGAAGGGACAGCCCCTTTCCCGCAGGGAGTTCACGCTCTCCTCCCTGGCGGCCGTGGGAGCGCATTCGCTCGCAGTGGGAGCGCATTCGCTCGCCGTGGCCGAGGATCTCCCCCCGCTCTCGGACGAGGCGCGGGCGATGAAGCTGGTCCTGCCCGACGGGGTGAGCGGGCGGCTGGAAGAGCGCCACATCACCGAGGAGGACATCCGCCGCGTCATCGACCACGCGGAAAAATCGGGCGTCAAACTCTACCGCCCGGGGTGCCCGGGATTTCTGGCCAAGCTGCGGGTCGCCGAGACCTATTTCTACGTGGAATACGAGCCGGTCGACGGGGCCTTCCGCGTGGAGACGGCCTATGCGCACCGGCTGCTGCTCGAGGGGGACCCCAGATGA
- a CDS encoding porin family protein, with product MAQDVPVAEVFGGYSFFRCDAGDDISCNLNGWNAAVDFNVSDNWSAVMDFSGHYGYLDGPVATASGVYPWYDVKSHNFMFGPRFKMRGEKVTPFLHALFGVNHVNPEAGDATQNNFALAFGGGVDVKVTDKMSVRPIQLEYVGTRVNSDFQNNMRFSAGVVFNFGSR from the coding sequence ATGGCGCAGGATGTCCCGGTTGCCGAGGTTTTCGGAGGGTATTCCTTTTTCCGCTGCGATGCGGGGGATGACATTTCCTGCAACCTGAACGGGTGGAACGCCGCAGTGGATTTCAACGTCAGCGACAACTGGAGCGCCGTCATGGATTTCAGCGGCCACTACGGGTACCTGGACGGTCCCGTCGCCACGGCTTCGGGTGTCTATCCGTGGTACGATGTCAAGTCGCACAACTTCATGTTCGGACCGCGCTTCAAGATGAGGGGTGAAAAAGTCACGCCTTTCCTCCATGCGCTCTTCGGCGTCAACCACGTCAACCCCGAAGCGGGGGACGCCACCCAGAACAACTTCGCCTTGGCCTTCGGCGGCGGGGTGGATGTCAAGGTCACCGACAAGATGTCCGTACGTCCGATCCAGCTGGAATACGTGGGCACCCGGGTCAATTCCGATTTCCAGAACAACATGCGGTTTTCCGCCGGCGTGGTGTTCAACTTCGGCAGCCGTTAG
- a CDS encoding amidophosphoribosyltransferase, producing MSGIFGAASRKGNCIQSLYYGLDYHSHLGTDYAGMAVYRDRGIERKIHDIRGENFRPKFRHDYERMGGPYGIGVIGYDIQPVVLSSRLGVFSVVINGNIHNLDAIIARLQSEGSTFAEIQPDSTISPAEVIAEIISRADSLESGILSVFAQIEGSVSLLALTKDGIYAARDREGHSTLVIGENGDGFAVTTETTAFPNLGFRTIAELAPGDVVLISERGIVKRCGTEPTLGRPCAFLWIYTSFPASSIHGINVEQARYRSGALLARRDRAAGFTADIVSGVPDSGVGHAIGYANESGIPYARPLVKYTPSWPRSYMPSEQATRDLIANMKLIAIPELIRDKRIVLCDDSIVRGTQLRRMIKEKLLANGAREVHIRIACPPLVFPCIYNESTRTTKELAARKAIRALEGSDIPDVTEYLDTRSAKFGKMVSAIAQELGADSLLYQDIGDMAAAIGRPIEGICTYCWTGCQGSAANTR from the coding sequence ATGTCCGGAATCTTCGGCGCGGCATCCAGGAAGGGCAACTGTATTCAATCGCTCTATTACGGTCTCGACTACCACAGCCACCTCGGCACCGACTACGCCGGGATGGCCGTGTACCGCGACCGGGGGATCGAGCGCAAGATTCACGACATCCGCGGGGAAAACTTCCGGCCCAAGTTCCGGCACGATTACGAAAGGATGGGCGGCCCCTACGGCATCGGCGTCATCGGCTACGACATCCAGCCGGTGGTGCTCTCGTCCCGCCTCGGGGTCTTCTCCGTGGTCATCAACGGCAACATCCACAACCTCGACGCCATCATCGCCCGGCTCCAGTCGGAGGGTTCGACGTTTGCCGAGATCCAGCCCGATTCCACCATCAGCCCCGCCGAGGTCATCGCCGAAATCATCAGCCGCGCCGACAGCCTCGAGTCGGGCATCCTCTCCGTCTTCGCCCAGATCGAGGGTTCGGTATCGCTGCTGGCGCTGACCAAGGACGGCATCTACGCGGCGCGGGACCGGGAGGGGCATTCCACCCTCGTCATCGGGGAGAACGGCGACGGGTTCGCCGTCACCACCGAAACCACCGCGTTTCCCAACCTGGGCTTCAGGACCATCGCCGAGCTCGCGCCCGGCGACGTGGTGCTGATCTCCGAACGGGGGATCGTCAAGCGCTGCGGAACCGAGCCGACCCTGGGCAGGCCCTGCGCCTTTCTCTGGATCTACACCAGCTTCCCCGCCAGCTCCATCCACGGGATCAACGTGGAACAGGCGCGCTACCGCAGCGGAGCGCTGCTGGCGCGCCGGGACCGGGCCGCCGGCTTCACGGCCGACATCGTTTCCGGCGTCCCCGACAGCGGCGTGGGGCACGCCATCGGTTACGCCAACGAATCGGGGATCCCCTACGCCCGCCCGCTGGTCAAGTACACCCCCTCCTGGCCCCGGAGCTACATGCCCTCGGAGCAGGCGACGCGCGACCTGATCGCCAACATGAAACTGATCGCGATCCCCGAGCTCATCCGGGACAAGCGCATCGTCCTCTGCGACGATTCCATCGTGCGCGGCACCCAGCTCCGGAGGATGATCAAGGAAAAGCTGCTGGCCAACGGGGCCCGCGAGGTGCACATCCGCATCGCCTGCCCCCCGCTTGTGTTCCCCTGCATCTACAACGAGTCGACGCGCACGACCAAGGAGCTGGCCGCGCGCAAGGCGATCCGGGCCCTGGAGGGGAGCGACATCCCCGATGTCACCGAGTACCTCGACACCCGGTCGGCCAAATTCGGGAAGATGGTCTCCGCGATCGCCCAGGAACTGGGGGCCGATTCGCTCCTGTACCAGGACATCGGGGACATGGCCGCGGCCATCGGCCGGCCGATCGAGGGGATCTGCACATACTGCTGGACGGGGTGTCAGGGGAGCGCGGCGAACACCCGGTAG
- a CDS encoding 4Fe-4S binding protein yields the protein MKTVRRGSQLFFLILFFVLFFQTARQIDWADGRMTVGAFLPADFFLRIDPLLGWTALAASRTFLLSVALWTVPVLLLTLLFGRAFCGWVCPLGTLIDGADKGVRPNRERRTHRERSWPRLKYYVLAAVAASAILGSQLVWFLDPIALTFRSLTLGFFAPLDRAVHALSAVPGLGWMEFPAIFPDQRAAYGSGFAALLMLAAILAGGVLSRRFWCRSLCPLGALLGIVARVPLFRRRVGAGCNECTLCQRDCKMDAIGAKGKRTAAAECIFCYSCDELCPQGAIRMAPGKPERSLPLDLNRRRLLTGIGVGAVWGLGASSALARRPTRDGESHITGKRLIRPPGSAAEELFTERCVRCGACMKICPTNGLQPALFEGGPGAIWTPVLMPRVGECSQNCNLCGEVCPTDAIESFTIPEKEHLFIGRAVINRSSCVVWESRKQCLVCDEVCSYSAIYWLDESGAEIGHPAGEGDAQPRQGFPYVDPARCVGCGICEYNCPAGGPDAAIRVTRDGDKRHLSREGQRAWQAANWTEREGIPPLR from the coding sequence ATGAAAACCGTCCGAAGAGGCAGCCAGCTCTTTTTCCTCATCCTCTTTTTCGTGCTTTTCTTCCAGACCGCGCGCCAGATCGACTGGGCGGACGGCCGGATGACGGTCGGGGCCTTCCTCCCCGCCGATTTCTTCCTCCGCATCGACCCCCTGCTCGGCTGGACGGCGCTCGCCGCATCGCGCACCTTCCTCCTCTCGGTCGCGCTCTGGACGGTGCCGGTGCTGCTCCTGACCCTTCTTTTCGGCCGGGCCTTCTGCGGCTGGGTCTGCCCGCTCGGAACCCTGATCGACGGCGCGGACAAGGGGGTGCGGCCCAATCGGGAACGCCGCACCCACCGGGAGCGTTCCTGGCCCCGGTTGAAGTACTACGTCCTGGCGGCCGTGGCCGCGAGCGCCATCCTGGGATCGCAGCTGGTCTGGTTCCTCGACCCGATCGCCCTCACCTTCCGGAGCCTGACCCTCGGGTTCTTCGCCCCCCTCGACCGTGCGGTCCATGCGCTCTCGGCGGTCCCGGGTTTGGGCTGGATGGAATTCCCGGCGATCTTTCCCGATCAGCGGGCGGCGTACGGGTCGGGGTTCGCCGCGCTGCTGATGCTGGCGGCCATTCTCGCCGGCGGCGTCCTCTCCCGCCGGTTCTGGTGCCGCAGCCTCTGTCCGCTGGGCGCCCTGCTGGGCATTGTCGCACGCGTCCCCCTCTTCCGCCGCCGGGTGGGCGCCGGGTGCAACGAATGCACCCTCTGCCAGCGGGACTGCAAGATGGACGCGATCGGCGCCAAGGGGAAGCGAACCGCCGCGGCCGAGTGCATCTTCTGCTACTCCTGCGACGAACTCTGCCCGCAGGGGGCGATCCGGATGGCCCCCGGCAAGCCGGAGAGGAGCCTCCCGCTCGACCTCAACCGCAGGCGCCTCCTCACCGGCATCGGCGTGGGCGCCGTCTGGGGGCTGGGCGCATCGTCGGCCCTGGCGCGGCGCCCCACGCGGGACGGGGAGAGCCACATCACCGGCAAACGGCTGATCCGTCCCCCCGGGTCGGCGGCCGAGGAGCTCTTCACCGAGCGCTGCGTCCGCTGCGGCGCCTGCATGAAAATATGCCCGACCAACGGACTCCAGCCGGCGCTCTTCGAAGGGGGACCGGGCGCGATCTGGACCCCGGTGCTGATGCCCCGCGTGGGCGAATGCAGCCAGAACTGCAACCTCTGCGGCGAGGTCTGCCCCACGGACGCCATCGAATCGTTCACCATCCCGGAAAAGGAGCACCTGTTCATAGGGCGAGCCGTCATCAACCGCTCCTCCTGCGTCGTCTGGGAATCGCGCAAACAGTGCCTGGTCTGCGACGAGGTCTGCTCCTACAGCGCCATCTACTGGCTGGACGAGAGCGGGGCCGAGATCGGGCATCCCGCCGGCGAGGGGGACGCCCAGCCCCGCCAGGGGTTCCCCTACGTGGACCCCGCCCGCTGCGTGGGGTGCGGCATCTGCGAATACAACTGCCCCGCCGGCGGCCCCGACGCCGCCATCCGGGTGACGCGCGACGGGGACAAGCGGCACCTGTCCCGGGAGGGGCAGCGGGCGTGGCAGGCGGCCAACTGGACCGAGCGCGAGGGGATACCCCCGCTCCGGTAG
- a CDS encoding DUF362 domain-containing protein: MDRRRFLGLAGMACGGAAIGGCGRGPDPGGTAAPGRASLTAGKGKGEVYVGKDADPVTALRSALAAAGGLEFIRPGSRVVLKPNAAWSRTPAQAANTDPRLLSAMIELCREAGAGKITIFEHTIDRPAAQVLAVSGIAAAARQGGAELIYAATERDFAPIEVPRGRMMKRDTLARAVLEADVFINMPKAKHHSQTQLTLGLKNLMGVNFNRQAWHSSPDLAQYIADYASAVAVDLTVMDASRILVTNGPKGPGKTREPGEVIVSFDPVAADAYACGLFDLEPSAVPYIGKAADLGLGEGSSSNIVVRRA; the protein is encoded by the coding sequence ATGGATAGACGCAGATTCCTCGGACTGGCCGGAATGGCCTGCGGCGGCGCCGCCATCGGCGGGTGCGGCCGGGGTCCGGACCCGGGCGGGACGGCCGCGCCCGGGCGCGCCTCGCTGACGGCGGGAAAGGGAAAAGGGGAGGTGTACGTGGGCAAGGACGCCGACCCCGTCACGGCCCTCCGGTCGGCGCTGGCCGCAGCCGGGGGCCTCGAGTTCATCCGGCCCGGGAGCCGCGTGGTCCTCAAGCCCAACGCCGCCTGGTCCCGCACCCCCGCCCAGGCCGCCAATACCGACCCCAGGCTGCTCTCGGCCATGATCGAGCTCTGCCGCGAGGCGGGAGCGGGCAAGATCACCATCTTCGAGCATACGATCGACCGCCCGGCGGCGCAGGTGCTCGCCGTTTCCGGCATCGCCGCCGCCGCGCGCCAGGGGGGGGCCGAGCTGATCTACGCGGCGACCGAGCGGGATTTCGCCCCGATCGAGGTGCCCCGCGGCAGGATGATGAAGCGGGACACGCTGGCCCGCGCGGTGCTCGAGGCGGACGTGTTCATCAACATGCCCAAGGCCAAGCACCACTCCCAGACGCAGCTGACGCTAGGGCTCAAAAACCTCATGGGGGTGAATTTCAACCGCCAGGCTTGGCACTCGAGCCCGGACCTCGCCCAGTACATCGCCGACTACGCCAGCGCGGTGGCCGTCGACCTCACCGTCATGGACGCGTCCCGCATCCTGGTCACCAACGGGCCGAAGGGGCCCGGCAAGACGCGCGAACCCGGGGAGGTGATCGTGTCCTTCGACCCGGTCGCCGCCGACGCCTACGCCTGCGGGCTGTTCGACCTGGAACCGTCGGCGGTCCCCTACATCGGAAAAGCGGCGGACCTGGGCCTCGGCGAAGGCAGCAGCTCCAACATCGTCGTCAGGCGGGCCTGA
- a CDS encoding DUF362 domain-containing protein: MSHIPDRRRFLKQAVALGAAAAHPSITGRFAKAQEAPKSRLVIVRDPAVLTPAGDADVDTAVLARMLDQGVARLTGHSDARAAWRSLFTPEDVVGVKINCLFGRGASTHPAVAHAVAAALVASGVKPSNVIIWDRSTGDLLKSGYTISKEGDGVRVLANDGVWEDEPTVQGQISGRLTRILTRDITALVNVPFMKDHGMAGVTGAMKNHYGSFDNPGRCHANHCDPYLADLNEIPVIRRKTRLIVMDALRPQADGGPPLRRDALWDYAGLLIARDPVAVDAMEWRIIEERRKATGLPTLAAAGREPTWIATAASRGLGVDDPSRMDIVRIG, encoded by the coding sequence ATGTCCCATATACCCGACCGCAGGCGGTTTTTGAAACAGGCCGTCGCCCTGGGCGCGGCGGCCGCCCACCCTTCAATCACGGGAAGATTCGCGAAAGCCCAGGAAGCGCCGAAATCGCGCCTCGTCATCGTGCGCGACCCGGCCGTGCTCACCCCCGCCGGGGACGCGGACGTCGACACCGCGGTCCTGGCCCGCATGCTCGACCAGGGGGTGGCCCGGCTCACGGGGCACTCCGATGCCCGGGCGGCGTGGAGATCGCTGTTCACCCCTGAAGATGTCGTGGGGGTGAAGATCAACTGCCTCTTCGGACGGGGGGCCTCCACCCACCCGGCCGTGGCGCACGCGGTCGCCGCCGCCCTGGTCGCAAGCGGCGTCAAGCCCTCGAACGTCATCATCTGGGACCGCTCCACGGGGGACCTGCTCAAGAGCGGCTACACCATCAGCAAGGAGGGGGACGGGGTGCGCGTCCTGGCCAACGACGGGGTGTGGGAGGACGAGCCGACGGTCCAGGGGCAGATCAGCGGCCGCCTGACCAGGATCCTCACGCGCGACATCACCGCCCTGGTCAACGTCCCCTTCATGAAGGACCACGGGATGGCGGGGGTCACCGGGGCGATGAAAAACCATTACGGGAGCTTCGACAACCCGGGGCGCTGCCACGCGAACCACTGCGATCCCTACCTCGCGGACCTGAACGAGATCCCCGTCATCCGCCGGAAGACGCGCCTCATCGTCATGGACGCGCTGCGCCCCCAGGCCGACGGAGGCCCGCCCCTGCGGCGTGACGCGCTGTGGGACTACGCCGGACTGCTCATCGCCCGCGACCCCGTGGCCGTGGACGCCATGGAGTGGCGCATCATCGAGGAGCGGCGCAAGGCCACCGGCCTGCCCACGCTGGCCGCTGCCGGACGGGAACCGACCTGGATCGCGACCGCCGCCTCGCGGGGGCTGGGGGTGGACGACCCGTCCCGGATGGACATCGTCAGGATAGGATGA